From Candidatus Sphingomonas colombiensis, one genomic window encodes:
- a CDS encoding XRE family transcriptional regulator — MSAVNFQDPKNDETQHGELTDPGAILRQLRTERGMTLAEVSQRTGLPISTLSKLETGKMPLNYSKLLRLSKGLDLDITRLFSSSAPRRPAARAPSAGMTSGRRSLTRAGKGPSIRTATYNYVYPAADLLQKSLNPMVLDVQARSIEEFGELMRHPGEEYAMVLEGQCEFHCDLYAPVHMAQGDSIYFDGVMGHAYVAVGDAPCRILCVCSAGGDELKPLLQPIDAS, encoded by the coding sequence ATGTCCGCAGTCAATTTTCAAGATCCGAAAAACGATGAGACGCAGCATGGGGAATTGACCGATCCCGGCGCGATCCTGCGGCAATTGCGTACCGAGCGTGGAATGACGCTCGCCGAAGTCAGTCAGCGGACCGGCCTGCCGATCTCGACGCTTTCGAAGCTCGAAACCGGCAAGATGCCGTTGAATTACAGCAAATTGCTGCGCCTGAGTAAGGGGCTGGATCTCGATATCACGCGCCTGTTCTCAAGCAGCGCTCCACGGCGCCCCGCCGCCCGCGCGCCCTCCGCGGGGATGACCAGCGGACGCCGCAGCCTGACTCGCGCAGGCAAAGGTCCGTCGATCCGCACCGCGACTTACAATTACGTCTATCCCGCAGCCGATCTGCTCCAAAAATCGTTAAATCCGATGGTCTTGGATGTTCAGGCCAGATCGATCGAAGAGTTCGGCGAACTGATGCGCCACCCTGGCGAGGAATATGCCATGGTGCTTGAGGGGCAGTGCGAGTTCCACTGTGATCTTTATGCGCCGGTTCACATGGCGCAGGGGGATTCGATCTATTTCGATGGCGTGATGGGGCACGCCTATGTCGCGGTGGGCGATGCGCCGTGTCGCATCCTGTGCGTCTGCTCCGCCGGGGGCGATGAACTCAAACCCTTGCTCCAACCGATCGACGCGAGCTGA